A genomic region of Vitis vinifera cultivar Pinot Noir 40024 chromosome 7, ASM3070453v1 contains the following coding sequences:
- the LOC104878134 gene encoding pyridoxal phosphate homeostasis protein-like, with protein sequence MAAPTVIFRVRQTAEMSGRRSNQVRVMAISKPKPVSHIRQVHNVGHRCFGESYIQEMNERAPQLPKDLEWYFMEHLRSNKMKQLLATVLNLAMVEGVNNEKKALEERSSEAETLAVGGIETFLFERSPASSKPCGGAIPSACSKSSPFRRS encoded by the exons ATGGCCGCTCCGACCGTCATTTTTCGTGTTCGTCAAACAGCAGAGATGTCAGGTCGTCGGTCAAATCAAGTCCGCGTTATGGCCATCTCAAAACCTAAACCAGTCTCTCATATCAGGCAAGTTCACAACGTCGGTCACCGTTGTTTTGGCGAAAGCTACATTCAGGAGATGAATGAAAGAGCACCACAGCTTCCAAAAGACCTTGAATGGTATTTTATGGAGCATTTGCGAAGCAATAAGATGAAACAGCTCCTGGCTACAGTCCTCAATCTGGCCATGGTTGAAGGTGTAAATAATGAGAAGAAAGCACTTGAAG AAAGATCCTCTGAGGCCGAGACTCTCGCTGTCGGCGGCATCGAGACTTTCCTCTTCGAACGCAGCCCCGCCTCCTCCAAACCCTGCGGCGGCGCCATCCCCTCTGCATGCTCGAAGAGTTCTCCATTCCGCCGGAGCTAG